A region from the Muribaculum gordoncarteri genome encodes:
- a CDS encoding ABC transporter permease, which translates to MKLIYYSLTTLWHNKATTAIKVVSFALGLGICIILFTRIAYDLSYDTCLNGYENLYQLKTDYKTAGNESGQIAECYGGLAGALLEELPDIVESATTVRDLGEDSFSTLDGERIYGQSLAVDSMFFATMGIEVLSGNPSLDMQQPGAIYVSSQFVNDFMHGENPVGRKLSFFDGEQEGTIKGIFKSLPSNNSLNSPDILFTLPQTRLGIWGYDRWDNQNRRMEIENNGWHSYIRLKDNDIDPKLLHRLINQVLVNHAPPTDDSSAEIFAIPIRKITLDDPNVRRLVFVMGAIALAIMLITALNYVLMSISSLSKRTKGIGVHKCCGAGDAAIGSMFFIETFVTIIIALLLMWAILFIASEPLESKIGITLNDLFSAGRAWIIVAVVAVITAIGVMIPVPIFTRIPVTSIFRRFSRNNPGWKRALLFVEIAAVALIFAWLCVTTVQYIHICNIDKGYNPDRLVMMQTNQPEGMMSHLNNLPYVEGTAISFGSPIAQYPSRTVMDDSRNPIFSSRYDMCSPNIVELAEMQLKSGSLPQRDGEALVNEEFVRQYGLRDDSPEAMSGRFTVFLQNSPVNVTGIVKDFDIGGNRIHGISEPIIMTYTNESPAWFLIKLKEPFRKNFNALNKNLAESLGNDGWFTSSVKELEDAKNAPVRNIITIYCIALAVCIIITVIGLVGFIGDDIYRRSKEIAVRKINGASSRQIIELLCRDLMMTAVPATLIGTVVAWLSLREWFMQYTIVAPHIGVWYPVSAVTVLLAVTVTATLLTRRVALENPVVSLKSE; encoded by the coding sequence ATGAAACTAATATACTATTCATTGACCACTCTTTGGCACAACAAGGCGACTACAGCCATCAAGGTTGTATCATTTGCCTTAGGGCTGGGTATATGTATTATATTGTTCACACGAATAGCCTATGATTTGAGTTACGACACCTGTCTGAACGGTTACGAGAACCTCTATCAACTGAAAACCGACTATAAAACCGCAGGCAATGAATCGGGACAAATCGCAGAGTGCTACGGCGGACTTGCGGGCGCTTTGCTCGAGGAGTTGCCCGATATAGTAGAGTCGGCCACTACCGTCAGGGATTTAGGCGAAGATTCGTTCTCGACTCTCGACGGTGAACGCATTTACGGTCAAAGCCTCGCCGTCGACTCGATGTTCTTCGCCACGATGGGCATCGAAGTATTGTCAGGCAATCCATCACTCGACATGCAGCAGCCCGGCGCCATATACGTGAGTTCGCAATTTGTGAATGATTTCATGCACGGAGAAAATCCCGTTGGCCGCAAACTCTCATTTTTCGACGGAGAGCAGGAAGGCACTATAAAAGGCATATTCAAGTCGCTGCCATCCAACAATTCGCTCAACAGTCCCGACATACTCTTCACTCTGCCGCAGACGCGCCTCGGCATCTGGGGATATGACAGGTGGGACAATCAGAACCGCCGCATGGAGATAGAGAACAACGGCTGGCACAGTTACATACGCCTGAAGGACAACGACATCGACCCCAAGCTGCTCCACCGGCTGATAAACCAAGTACTGGTGAATCACGCACCGCCCACCGACGATAGCAGCGCCGAGATATTTGCCATCCCTATTCGCAAAATAACGCTTGACGACCCCAATGTGCGCCGACTCGTCTTCGTCATGGGAGCCATAGCGCTGGCTATAATGCTGATAACGGCACTCAACTATGTGCTCATGTCGATATCGTCGCTCAGCAAGCGCACCAAAGGCATAGGCGTCCACAAATGCTGCGGAGCCGGCGACGCGGCCATCGGCTCGATGTTCTTCATTGAAACCTTTGTCACCATCATAATTGCCCTGTTGCTGATGTGGGCCATCCTATTCATCGCAAGCGAACCCCTCGAAAGCAAAATAGGCATCACGCTCAACGACCTGTTCAGCGCAGGCAGGGCATGGATCATAGTCGCCGTGGTTGCAGTGATAACCGCGATAGGCGTCATGATTCCGGTGCCCATATTCACGCGAATACCCGTGACAAGCATATTCCGACGCTTCTCCCGCAACAACCCGGGATGGAAACGCGCACTGCTCTTTGTCGAAATAGCCGCTGTGGCACTTATTTTCGCATGGCTGTGCGTCACTACGGTGCAATACATCCACATCTGCAACATCGACAAGGGCTACAATCCTGACCGATTGGTGATGATGCAGACCAACCAACCCGAAGGGATGATGAGTCATCTCAACAATCTGCCCTACGTTGAAGGAACCGCTATATCATTCGGCTCACCCATTGCGCAATATCCGTCACGAACGGTTATGGACGACAGCCGCAATCCCATATTTTCAAGCCGCTACGACATGTGCTCTCCCAACATCGTGGAGCTGGCCGAGATGCAGTTGAAATCAGGCTCCCTGCCGCAACGTGACGGCGAAGCCCTCGTCAACGAGGAATTTGTGAGGCAATACGGACTCCGCGATGATTCACCCGAAGCCATGTCGGGCCGATTCACCGTCTTCCTCCAGAACTCACCGGTCAACGTGACGGGCATAGTCAAGGACTTCGACATCGGCGGCAACCGCATCCATGGAATCAGCGAGCCCATCATCATGACCTACACCAATGAGTCACCGGCTTGGTTCCTCATAAAACTGAAAGAGCCCTTCCGCAAAAATTTCAACGCATTGAACAAAAATCTCGCTGAATCACTCGGAAATGACGGATGGTTTACCTCCTCGGTCAAAGAGCTGGAGGATGCAAAAAACGCACCTGTCAGAAACATAATAACCATATATTGCATCGCGCTCGCTGTGTGCATCATCATAACCGTCATAGGGCTGGTGGGATTCATAGGCGACGACATATACCGTCGAAGCAAGGAGATTGCAGTGCGGAAAATCAACGGAGCGTCGTCACGGCAGATTATCGAGCTGTTGTGCCGCGATTTAATGATGACGGCAGTTCCCGCCACACTCATCGGCACAGTCGTGGCATGGTTATCCCTGCGCGAGTGGTTCATGCAATACACCATCGTGGCACCGCACATCGGAGTGTGGTACCCGGTGTCGGCTGTCACGGTGTTGCTGGCCGTAACCGTCACGGCAACACTGCTCACACGCCGTGTCGCGCTTGAAAACCCCGTAGTATCTTTAAAAAGCGAATAA
- a CDS encoding ABC transporter permease, with product MKQIYYTLRSLSQNKAATTIKVLSLTLGLGMSIILFAGIAYTLSYNKCLRDYDSIYQLMMQFETAGKKSDITRQCYGKLAGSLYEELPDVIESAVAMRDLGNCFDMADGRNLPYFTTAADSLFFETMGINVISGNPRLDLQQNDVIYVSTRMVDEVFHGENPVGTQLIRGNDKATIKGVFEALPANCDITCDIVLSLPSLLNRGIGYFGWDGGSGWTEFVRLKDKDIDPERLHALINQVTERHAPPADDNSCETFAISIRDSILKNSDLRRQLMILGALALALFLITALNYALMSISTLSKRAKAIGVHKCCGADSNKIFGMFVLETVTITLIALLLMGIMWWLFNDTISELTGNPLTEMLNADRAWVIVAVALMMVAVGAVIPGRLFARVPVSQVFRRFSERNNGWKRVLLFIELVGVSFVFAWLCATSLQYRHLRTADKGYDSDLLVQVENMTMDISPEAAYNFIRSHQAVEGIASSYSCPAFGYSGEYIRDDNGNIIFSSRTDDCSPNYVEVMGMTLLAGRAPQQEGEAIVNQEFLRKSGLPENTSPTAGEGLFTNAERGRVRITGIVKDFNIGGFYDEQEPIIMHYIGNPASPFTVRLKRPVNESIKLLNESLSDYMGNDGFWILQVSELGANGYSSIKIMIFIFSLAIIIIVIITSMGMIGFINDEIQRKSKEIAIRKINGATAREVVELLCSNMLKTAVPAVAIGTLAAWFFQRAWFSQYSTVVSGIGLWYVAIALLLIIVVIAVVALMTQRIAKENPVTSLRNE from the coding sequence ATGAAACAGATATACTATACACTTCGGTCATTGTCACAAAACAAGGCGGCAACGACAATCAAAGTCCTGTCGCTGACGCTTGGACTCGGCATGAGTATAATATTGTTTGCAGGCATTGCCTACACTCTAAGCTACAACAAATGCCTTCGCGACTATGACAGCATTTACCAGCTGATGATGCAGTTTGAAACGGCAGGAAAAAAATCGGATATAACACGGCAATGCTACGGAAAGCTCGCAGGAAGCCTCTACGAGGAGCTGCCCGACGTGATTGAATCGGCGGTGGCAATGCGCGACTTAGGCAACTGCTTTGACATGGCCGACGGCCGGAATCTGCCCTATTTCACCACCGCAGCCGACTCGCTATTCTTTGAAACAATGGGTATCAATGTGATAAGCGGAAATCCGCGCCTGGATCTTCAACAGAATGATGTGATATATGTAAGCACCCGCATGGTCGACGAAGTTTTCCATGGCGAAAATCCCGTGGGAACCCAACTGATAAGAGGCAACGACAAGGCTACGATAAAGGGTGTATTCGAAGCGTTGCCCGCCAATTGCGACATCACATGCGACATCGTGCTGTCGCTCCCGTCGTTACTTAATCGAGGCATAGGCTATTTTGGCTGGGACGGAGGTTCGGGATGGACCGAATTCGTGCGACTTAAGGACAAGGACATCGATCCCGAGCGGCTCCATGCACTCATAAATCAAGTCACCGAGCGTCACGCACCGCCGGCCGACGACAACAGCTGCGAAACATTTGCCATATCAATTCGTGACTCCATCCTTAAAAACAGCGACTTACGACGCCAGCTCATGATACTCGGAGCTTTGGCTCTGGCACTGTTCCTGATTACGGCGTTAAACTACGCCCTAATGTCAATATCCACATTGAGCAAGAGGGCAAAGGCTATCGGAGTCCACAAGTGTTGCGGAGCCGACAGCAATAAAATATTCGGAATGTTTGTATTGGAAACCGTCACCATCACCCTGATTGCTCTGTTGCTGATGGGAATAATGTGGTGGCTGTTCAATGACACGATAAGTGAATTGACAGGCAACCCGCTGACCGAAATGCTTAACGCCGACCGTGCATGGGTGATAGTAGCCGTGGCACTGATGATGGTAGCCGTGGGAGCGGTTATTCCCGGCCGACTGTTTGCCCGCGTTCCGGTGTCGCAGGTGTTCCGTCGCTTTTCCGAGCGCAATAACGGGTGGAAGCGCGTGCTCCTGTTTATAGAGCTGGTGGGTGTGTCATTCGTATTTGCATGGCTGTGCGCGACATCGCTACAATACCGGCACTTGCGCACGGCCGACAAGGGTTACGATTCCGATCTATTGGTTCAGGTCGAAAACATGACCATGGACATATCGCCCGAAGCAGCCTATAACTTCATCCGAAGCCATCAGGCGGTGGAGGGAATAGCATCATCCTACTCGTGCCCGGCATTCGGTTACTCGGGTGAATATATACGCGACGACAACGGAAACATAATCTTCTCAAGCCGCACCGACGATTGCTCGCCCAACTATGTCGAGGTCATGGGCATGACCCTGCTGGCCGGACGCGCTCCTCAGCAGGAAGGCGAAGCAATTGTCAACCAAGAGTTTCTGCGAAAGTCGGGACTTCCCGAAAACACATCGCCTACAGCCGGCGAGGGCCTGTTTACCAATGCCGAACGTGGACGAGTACGCATCACCGGAATTGTAAAGGACTTCAACATAGGCGGATTCTACGATGAGCAGGAACCCATCATAATGCATTATATCGGCAACCCGGCGTCACCTTTCACGGTGCGCCTTAAACGACCCGTAAATGAGAGCATCAAGCTCCTTAACGAATCGCTCAGCGACTACATGGGCAATGACGGTTTCTGGATACTTCAAGTGAGCGAATTAGGCGCCAACGGATACTCATCGATAAAAATCATGATATTCATCTTCTCTCTTGCTATAATCATAATCGTGATTATAACCTCGATGGGAATGATAGGATTCATAAACGATGAAATCCAACGAAAGAGCAAGGAGATTGCCATACGCAAGATAAACGGTGCGACAGCCCGTGAAGTCGTCGAGCTGCTGTGTTCCAACATGCTGAAAACCGCCGTTCCCGCAGTAGCTATAGGCACATTGGCGGCATGGTTCTTTCAACGGGCATGGTTCAGCCAATACTCCACAGTCGTAAGCGGAATCGGATTGTGGTACGTAGCAATCGCGCTCCTCCTCATCATAGTCGTAATTGCTGTGGTAGCACTAATGACACAGCGCATAGCTAAAGAAAATCCCGTAACATCACTGCGAAACGAATAA
- a CDS encoding ABC transporter permease produces the protein MKQVYYAWRTIVNARSTTFIKVLSLGAGLMVAIVLLTIISYYTGMDTGYRDYRKLYMVWTQPKMENESRNPSPMTFGPFSQHINEELSDLVESSTVLTNFYSGGGYFKMDGQEVNSTGVAADSLFFTTMGIEVLKGNPSVELARPGTAFVSTNFVKENFPGGDPIGKHMRFFFDSEDVEIVGVYKSLPPNTSTRPDIVLSMPTVYKLGNNYIGHGWNDQLAWQTLLRVKKGTDIEVLNKKLNNILQKNRPEADGLSYEAMARPINYGVFEYEYTRNMIVILLSTALIVLFIAILNYALLSVSSLSKRAKMIGVHKCNGAGKGTIFSMFIAETTLIVLMSLVVMVATAALFKPMIAELYNDSFGKTPLPDKIIIALVVMAVTIIVGGVIPAHIFSKIPVANVFRRFRERNSLWKRILLFIEFAGVAFVMAWLVMITAQYIYISNKDRGWNIHDKALFMFSRYEPGKVDGIINLTRNMPYIEETAYSAFTPVWGHVGENIYNDEGNAMFYSPYDEISENYIDVMGMTLLQGRAPKNVGEAVVNQTFIKKMNLREENLLDKNPNLTVGTDRHNRQRIVGIIKDYQQSFNEEIKPLIMYYNPEIVPYISIKLKEPFNANFTKLEAEIKNHYPESEYNLVSYKSIADEQNSNTKIIQRIFLSVAVIIALIAFVGLTGFLRDEMQRRSKEIAIRKISGASSLLIVKMITSGMLWIAVPAVVLGTVAAFLISDMWLDSFSVTVPYLTLYYVISAIVVLTLIVVCAVAMTRHKACENPSSNLKSE, from the coding sequence ATGAAACAGGTATACTACGCATGGCGTACAATAGTGAATGCCCGATCGACAACATTCATCAAGGTGTTGTCGCTCGGAGCCGGGCTCATGGTAGCCATTGTGCTGCTCACCATTATCTCCTACTACACCGGTATGGACACGGGCTATCGCGACTACCGGAAACTCTATATGGTATGGACCCAGCCCAAGATGGAAAATGAAAGCCGAAATCCTTCGCCAATGACGTTCGGCCCGTTCAGCCAACACATCAACGAAGAGCTGAGCGATCTTGTAGAGTCATCGACGGTTCTGACCAATTTTTACAGCGGAGGAGGCTACTTCAAGATGGACGGTCAGGAAGTAAATTCAACGGGCGTCGCCGCCGACTCGCTTTTCTTCACTACAATGGGCATCGAGGTGCTTAAAGGCAATCCCTCGGTCGAGCTGGCGCGGCCCGGAACAGCATTTGTCAGCACCAATTTCGTGAAAGAAAATTTTCCCGGAGGCGACCCGATAGGGAAACACATGAGATTCTTTTTTGACTCGGAAGATGTCGAAATTGTGGGAGTCTACAAATCATTACCGCCAAACACTTCGACCCGACCTGACATAGTGTTGTCGATGCCTACCGTTTATAAACTCGGCAACAATTACATAGGCCACGGATGGAACGACCAATTGGCCTGGCAAACCTTACTGCGCGTGAAAAAAGGCACCGACATCGAGGTGCTCAACAAGAAGCTTAACAATATACTTCAGAAAAATCGCCCCGAGGCCGACGGCCTTTCATACGAAGCAATGGCACGCCCCATCAATTACGGAGTATTTGAATATGAGTACACCCGTAACATGATCGTGATACTACTTTCAACCGCACTGATCGTGCTGTTTATCGCGATTCTGAACTACGCGCTGCTGTCAGTGTCGTCGCTCTCAAAACGCGCCAAGATGATCGGTGTGCACAAGTGCAACGGAGCCGGCAAAGGCACGATATTCTCCATGTTCATTGCCGAAACCACATTGATAGTGCTCATGTCGCTTGTCGTAATGGTTGCCACCGCAGCGTTATTCAAGCCCATGATAGCCGAATTATACAACGATTCATTCGGAAAGACACCGTTGCCTGATAAAATAATCATCGCCTTGGTGGTGATGGCCGTCACTATAATAGTGGGCGGTGTGATTCCTGCACATATATTCTCCAAAATTCCGGTGGCCAATGTGTTCCGCCGCTTCAGGGAACGCAATTCACTGTGGAAACGCATATTGCTTTTCATTGAATTTGCAGGCGTGGCCTTCGTTATGGCTTGGCTTGTGATGATTACCGCCCAGTACATCTACATCTCCAACAAGGATCGCGGATGGAATATCCACGACAAAGCCCTGTTCATGTTCAGCCGGTATGAACCCGGAAAAGTGGACGGCATCATAAACTTGACCCGAAACATGCCATATATCGAAGAAACGGCCTACTCGGCATTCACACCCGTGTGGGGACACGTAGGTGAAAATATATACAATGACGAGGGCAATGCAATGTTCTATTCACCCTATGACGAAATTTCGGAAAACTACATCGATGTAATGGGAATGACGCTCCTCCAGGGCCGTGCTCCGAAAAATGTAGGCGAAGCGGTGGTCAACCAGACTTTCATAAAGAAAATGAACCTACGTGAGGAAAATCTGCTCGACAAAAATCCCAATCTGACGGTAGGCACCGACCGTCACAACCGACAACGCATCGTAGGCATAATAAAGGACTATCAGCAGTCATTCAATGAAGAAATCAAGCCGTTGATAATGTATTACAATCCCGAAATTGTGCCTTACATATCCATAAAGCTCAAGGAGCCTTTTAACGCAAACTTCACCAAGCTTGAAGCCGAGATTAAAAATCATTATCCTGAAAGCGAATACAACCTTGTAAGCTACAAGAGCATAGCCGACGAGCAAAACTCGAATACCAAAATCATACAACGCATATTCCTGTCGGTTGCCGTCATAATCGCATTGATAGCGTTTGTGGGACTTACGGGCTTCCTGCGCGATGAGATGCAACGCCGCTCCAAGGAGATAGCCATACGCAAGATAAGCGGAGCTTCATCACTCCTGATAGTAAAGATGATTACATCGGGAATGCTTTGGATAGCCGTCCCGGCGGTAGTTCTCGGCACTGTGGCCGCATTCCTGATAAGCGACATGTGGCTTGACAGTTTCTCCGTGACAGTTCCTTACCTGACGCTGTACTATGTGATCTCGGCCATTGTGGTGCTGACGCTCATAGTGGTGTGTGCCGTGGCCATGACCAGGCATAAGGCATGTGAAAATCCCTCATCGAATTTAAAATCAGAATAA
- a CDS encoding NAD(P)/FAD-dependent oxidoreductase — protein MDSKEKIVVVGGGFAGINFIKRIDRNKYDVLLIDRNNYHSFPPLFYQIASSGLDPASISFPFRREMRKMKPRPIYNMGEVKTIDVVEKKLTTQFETIHYDKLVIAAGTINNYFNMTDLYKYVYTLKSTSEALRCRNEILDRLERASITTDLEERRKLLSFVVIGGGPTGVEVAGAIGEMKRYIIHREYPRINPDEVQIILVEGSDRLLQVMSPSASRHALEYLKSLMVDVHLQRRMQSYEDNVLTFSDGTKIYSEMVIWTAGVTGVTFEFKGASPEMGPGHRFVVDEFNRAQGIDDLFIIGDISYHADDAYPHGCPQLAQVAIQQARTLAKNLNDGEFKTPFRYKDKGSMATVGRNRAVADLNHVQLSGFPAWFCWMFVHLISILGMRNKFTVLINWIWAYFSYPTSLRLLLHPSRYPLRSRWGER, from the coding sequence ATGGATTCCAAAGAAAAAATAGTAGTGGTGGGCGGAGGATTTGCCGGAATAAATTTCATAAAGCGCATTGACCGAAACAAGTATGACGTGCTGCTCATCGACCGTAACAACTATCACAGCTTTCCGCCGTTATTTTATCAAATCGCATCATCGGGCCTCGACCCCGCCAGCATCTCGTTTCCATTCAGGCGCGAAATGCGCAAAATGAAGCCGCGCCCCATCTACAACATGGGCGAGGTGAAGACAATCGATGTCGTCGAGAAGAAACTGACTACACAATTTGAAACCATACACTACGACAAACTCGTCATTGCGGCCGGCACGATCAACAACTACTTCAACATGACCGACCTATATAAATATGTGTACACGCTGAAGAGCACGAGCGAGGCGCTGCGATGCCGCAACGAGATTCTCGACCGCCTCGAACGCGCAAGCATCACCACCGACCTTGAAGAGCGTCGCAAGCTGCTAAGCTTCGTTGTCATCGGAGGCGGCCCTACCGGAGTTGAGGTGGCCGGAGCCATAGGCGAGATGAAGCGTTACATAATCCATCGCGAATATCCGCGAATCAATCCCGATGAGGTGCAGATAATCCTTGTCGAAGGTTCCGACAGGCTGCTTCAGGTCATGAGTCCCTCGGCTTCGCGTCACGCGCTTGAATATCTAAAAAGCCTCATGGTGGATGTGCACCTGCAACGGCGCATGCAGTCCTATGAAGACAATGTATTGACCTTCTCCGACGGCACGAAAATCTACTCCGAAATGGTGATATGGACGGCGGGAGTCACGGGCGTGACATTCGAGTTCAAGGGAGCGTCACCTGAAATGGGTCCGGGGCATCGGTTTGTGGTCGATGAGTTCAATCGCGCACAGGGAATCGACGATCTATTCATTATAGGCGACATATCGTATCACGCCGACGACGCATATCCTCACGGATGCCCGCAACTGGCACAAGTGGCAATACAGCAGGCGCGCACACTTGCAAAAAATCTCAATGACGGGGAATTCAAGACTCCGTTCCGATACAAGGACAAAGGGTCGATGGCCACCGTGGGACGCAATCGCGCCGTAGCCGACCTGAATCACGTGCAACTTTCGGGCTTCCCGGCATGGTTCTGCTGGATGTTTGTGCATCTGATTTCAATACTCGGTATGCGCAACAAGTTCACCGTGCTCATCAACTGGATATGGGCCTACTTCTCCTACCCCACTTCGCTAAGACTGTTGCTGCACCCGAGCCGCTATCCGTTACGTTCGCGCTGGGGCGAGAGATAG
- a CDS encoding sigma-54-dependent transcriptional regulator, with the protein MSKRNKIVVVDDNRGVLAAVSLLLRPYFNQVITLQSPVRLEEVLRDGVPDCLLLDMNFSAGINTGNEGIYWLNRVKRLYPDLPVVLFTAYGDIDLAVRGMKEGAVDFIIKPWDNARLVDTLLKASGGRKSRNAAADDDNSMYWGESKAMLALKSLVERIAPTDANVLITGENGTGKEVLARAVHRRSARHSRPMLSVDMGSVTETLFESELFGHVKGAFTNASADRAGKFEAADGSTLFMDEIGNLPPYLQSKLLTVIQNRKIVRVGSNKPVDVDIRLICATNCDLQAMVADGRFRQDLLYRINTIHLEIPPLRQRKDDIVPLAEMFMKRFSEKYKREASELDGSARDKLMSHYWPGNIRELEHAVEKAVIISDGPVLRASHFELPKVEASVPGDVAGATLEDMERQMITAAVNDCHGNLSAVASRLGITRQTLYNKMKKFGL; encoded by the coding sequence ATGAGTAAACGCAATAAAATAGTTGTAGTCGACGATAATCGGGGTGTGCTTGCTGCGGTTAGCCTTCTGTTGCGTCCCTATTTCAATCAGGTGATTACGCTTCAGTCGCCTGTAAGGCTTGAAGAGGTGCTGCGTGACGGTGTTCCCGACTGCCTGTTGCTTGACATGAATTTCAGTGCGGGAATCAACACCGGCAATGAAGGCATATATTGGCTGAACCGTGTGAAGCGTCTTTATCCCGACCTGCCTGTAGTGCTGTTTACTGCTTACGGTGACATAGACCTCGCCGTGAGAGGAATGAAGGAGGGCGCGGTCGATTTCATCATAAAGCCGTGGGACAATGCAAGGCTTGTCGACACGCTGCTGAAGGCTTCAGGCGGCCGGAAGTCGAGAAATGCGGCTGCCGATGACGATAACTCCATGTATTGGGGCGAGAGCAAGGCCATGCTTGCGCTTAAGTCGCTTGTTGAGCGAATAGCTCCTACCGATGCAAATGTGCTTATTACGGGAGAGAACGGTACCGGCAAGGAGGTGCTTGCACGTGCGGTGCATCGTCGCTCGGCGCGTCACTCGCGTCCCATGCTCAGCGTCGACATGGGGTCGGTGACCGAAACCCTGTTTGAGAGCGAGTTGTTTGGCCACGTTAAGGGTGCATTTACCAATGCGTCGGCCGACAGGGCGGGAAAGTTTGAAGCTGCCGACGGCAGCACTCTCTTCATGGACGAAATAGGCAATCTGCCTCCCTACCTGCAGTCCAAGCTGTTAACCGTCATCCAGAACCGCAAGATCGTGAGGGTGGGGAGCAACAAGCCGGTCGATGTAGACATAAGACTTATATGCGCCACCAACTGCGACCTGCAGGCCATGGTTGCCGACGGACGCTTCCGTCAGGATTTGCTCTATCGCATCAACACCATACACCTTGAAATACCTCCGTTGCGTCAGCGAAAGGATGACATAGTGCCTCTTGCCGAAATGTTCATGAAGCGTTTCAGCGAGAAGTACAAGCGAGAGGCGTCGGAGCTCGACGGCTCGGCGCGTGACAAACTCATGTCACACTATTGGCCCGGCAACATTCGCGAGCTTGAGCATGCGGTCGAGAAAGCCGTGATAATAAGCGACGGCCCTGTGTTGAGGGCTTCGCACTTCGAGCTTCCTAAGGTTGAGGCTTCCGTTCCGGGCGATGTGGCCGGAGCCACTCTTGAAGATATGGAACGACAGATGATAACCGCAGCCGTCAACGACTGTCACGGGAACTTGAGCGCGGTTGCGTCACGCCTTGGCATAACGCGCCAGACACTCTACAACAAGATGAAAAAATTCGGATTATGA
- a CDS encoding sensor histidine kinase, whose protein sequence is MKGFLLRIAVVVVLCAVIGGLCLSRDWIVASFCGIGLIFLIVELCSYYKRSDRKIKLLLSALENGDSSVRFSTRRLHSVNSEVNTMLNSIAQILNEVRTDAARRDKYYEVILDFVDTGIIVLNSAGAVYQKNRAALQMLGLEVFTHLRQLKGHPELMEALAQCGSGDKLQVDMTLPRGKVTLSLRVSGMMLRGELMRIVALSDINRALDEREITTWMKLTRVMTHEIMNSLTPITSLSETLMTMPDDNIDEIRQGMSTIYSTSRDLIGFVASYRKLTHIPTPCPRLFNVKPFLERMIELARYQVEASNVRMTVTECADDLIVYADENLVAQVVTNLLKNAVEAMNHKGEVTMKACSDSNESVNIEIANDGPRIDDEVAQQIFVPFFTTKPSGSGIGLSLSKQIMHLNGGTLTLRPYSSCSNTTFVLTFS, encoded by the coding sequence ATGAAAGGCTTTTTGTTGCGTATAGCGGTTGTAGTCGTTTTGTGTGCCGTAATCGGCGGGCTGTGCCTTTCACGCGACTGGATTGTCGCGTCATTTTGTGGGATTGGGCTCATTTTCCTCATCGTGGAGTTGTGCAGCTACTACAAGCGCAGCGACCGCAAGATAAAACTGCTTCTTTCAGCCTTGGAGAACGGCGACAGCAGTGTGCGCTTCTCGACCCGCAGGCTGCACTCGGTCAATTCCGAGGTCAACACGATGCTCAACAGCATAGCGCAGATACTTAATGAGGTGCGCACCGATGCGGCCCGGCGTGACAAGTACTACGAGGTGATACTCGATTTTGTCGATACGGGAATAATCGTGCTTAACTCGGCCGGTGCCGTGTATCAGAAAAACAGGGCGGCGCTGCAGATGCTGGGCCTGGAGGTGTTCACCCACCTTAGGCAGCTTAAGGGGCATCCCGAACTCATGGAGGCTTTGGCTCAATGCGGGTCGGGCGACAAGCTGCAGGTCGACATGACCTTGCCGCGCGGCAAGGTGACGCTGTCGTTGAGGGTGTCGGGGATGATGCTGAGAGGCGAACTGATGCGTATCGTTGCGTTGAGCGACATCAACCGTGCGCTTGACGAGCGTGAAATAACCACATGGATGAAGCTTACGCGCGTCATGACTCATGAAATTATGAACTCGCTCACCCCCATAACATCGCTTAGCGAAACGTTGATGACGATGCCCGATGACAATATCGACGAGATAAGGCAGGGCATGTCGACAATCTATTCCACAAGCCGTGACCTGATAGGTTTTGTGGCCTCCTACCGCAAGCTGACGCACATTCCCACACCTTGTCCGCGATTGTTCAACGTGAAGCCGTTTCTTGAGCGCATGATTGAACTTGCCAGGTATCAGGTGGAGGCGTCCAATGTGAGGATGACAGTTACGGAGTGTGCCGACGACCTTATCGTCTATGCCGATGAAAACCTGGTAGCCCAGGTGGTCACCAACCTGCTGAAGAATGCCGTTGAGGCTATGAACCACAAGGGTGAAGTGACCATGAAAGCCTGCAGCGACAGTAACGAGAGCGTCAACATCGAGATAGCCAACGACGGGCCGCGCATCGACGATGAAGTGGCACAGCAGATATTCGTGCCTTTCTTCACCACCAAGCCAAGCGGATCGGGCATAGGCCTGAGTCTGAGCAAGCAGATAATGCACCTCAACGGCGGCACGCTCACGCTGAGGCCCTATTCGTCATGCAGCAACACGACATTTGTCCTCACATTCTCCTGA